Proteins from one Algicella marina genomic window:
- the fumC gene encoding class II fumarate hydratase, with the protein MADTRTESDSFGPLEVPADKYWGAQTQRSIMNFPIGWEKQPVAIVRALGVIKQACAEANVELGTLDPKLGEAIQAAAAEVVAGKLDDNFPLVVWQTGSGTQSNMNANEVIANRAIEMLGGEIGSKSPVHPNDHCNMGQSSNDTFPTAMHIAVATTAHDVVLPGLQKLHGALSEKANAFKDIIKIGRTHTQDATPLTLGQEFGGYAFQVEQGIKRVKAALENIYPLAQGGTAVGTGLNTKAGWGEKVAANMARITGYPFVTAPNKFEALAAHDALVEMSGALKTVAASLFKIANDIRLLGSGPRCGLGELMLPENEPGSSIMPGKVNPTQCEALTQVCAHVMGNDAAVGFAGSQGHFELNVYKPMMAYNVLQSMQLLGDASVAFTDNCVVGIEADEDRISKLMWESLMLVTALAPEIGYDNATKVAKTAHKNRTTLKEEAIKLGFVDAETFDRVVQPKDMIGPKD; encoded by the coding sequence ATGGCCGATACCCGCACCGAATCCGACAGTTTTGGCCCGCTGGAAGTACCGGCAGACAAGTACTGGGGTGCGCAAACCCAGAGAAGCATTATGAATTTTCCGATCGGCTGGGAGAAACAGCCGGTTGCGATCGTTCGGGCGCTGGGGGTGATCAAGCAGGCCTGTGCCGAAGCCAACGTGGAACTGGGCACGCTCGATCCGAAGCTCGGTGAGGCGATCCAGGCGGCTGCGGCGGAAGTGGTGGCGGGCAAGCTCGACGACAACTTCCCTCTGGTGGTCTGGCAGACCGGATCAGGTACGCAATCGAACATGAACGCCAACGAGGTGATTGCGAACCGGGCTATTGAGATGCTGGGTGGTGAGATCGGCTCCAAATCGCCGGTTCATCCCAATGATCACTGCAACATGGGCCAGTCTTCCAATGACACGTTCCCGACGGCGATGCATATCGCGGTGGCGACGACGGCACACGACGTTGTGCTGCCCGGCCTGCAAAAGCTGCATGGGGCGTTGAGTGAAAAAGCCAATGCTTTCAAAGATATAATCAAGATTGGCAGGACGCACACGCAGGATGCGACGCCGCTGACGCTGGGCCAGGAGTTCGGGGGCTATGCCTTCCAGGTGGAACAGGGAATCAAGCGGGTCAAGGCGGCGCTGGAAAACATCTACCCGCTGGCGCAGGGTGGAACCGCCGTGGGCACCGGGCTGAACACCAAGGCAGGTTGGGGCGAGAAAGTCGCTGCCAACATGGCGCGGATCACAGGTTACCCATTCGTTACTGCACCGAACAAGTTCGAGGCACTGGCTGCACATGACGCACTGGTTGAGATGTCAGGTGCATTGAAGACTGTAGCAGCAAGTCTTTTCAAAATCGCTAACGATATCCGCCTGCTTGGTTCCGGCCCGCGCTGCGGCCTTGGGGAGTTGATGTTGCCGGAAAATGAACCGGGCTCCTCAATCATGCCGGGCAAGGTGAACCCCACGCAGTGCGAAGCGCTGACGCAGGTATGCGCTCATGTGATGGGCAACGACGCCGCCGTGGGCTTTGCCGGCTCGCAGGGGCATTTCGAACTGAACGTGTACAAGCCGATGATGGCGTATAACGTTCTGCAATCCATGCAACTTCTGGGCGATGCGAGTGTGGCCTTCACCGACAATTGCGTTGTCGGCATAGAGGCGGACGAGGATCGGATCTCGAAATTGATGTGGGAAAGCCTGATGCTGGTGACGGCGCTGGCGCCGGAAATTGGCTATGACAATGCCACGAAGGTGGCGAAGACCGCGCACAAGAACCGGACGACGCTCAAGGAAGAGGCAATAAAACTTGGGTTTGTCGACGCCGAAACCTTTGACCGGGTGGTGCAGCCGAAGGACATGATCGGGCCGAAGGACTGA
- a CDS encoding SspB family protein — protein MSDRFHYGQLMHKALQGVMSEVLQSVAENGLPGEHHFFITFDTHHPGVDIAPYLKERYPEEMTIVIQHWFADLTVLQDRFSITLNFADMPEVLVVPFDAIKTFVDPSAEFGLRFDAHENDDDEDEENDVDEAEDAEETDGSGDVVSLDHFRKH, from the coding sequence ATGAGCGACCGATTCCACTACGGTCAGTTGATGCACAAGGCGCTGCAGGGCGTCATGTCGGAGGTCTTGCAATCGGTGGCCGAAAACGGCCTGCCGGGCGAGCATCACTTCTTCATCACCTTCGATACGCATCATCCGGGTGTGGACATCGCGCCGTATCTCAAGGAACGTTATCCAGAAGAGATGACGATCGTCATTCAGCACTGGTTTGCCGACCTGACGGTGCTTCAAGACCGGTTCTCCATCACTCTGAATTTCGCCGACATGCCTGAAGTTCTGGTGGTGCCCTTCGATGCGATCAAGACCTTCGTGGACCCGTCGGCCGAATTCGGATTGCGTTTCGACGCGCATGAAAATGATGATGACGAGGACGAAGAGAACGATGTCGACGAGGCGGAGGACGCAGAGGAAACAGATGGTTCCGGCGACGTCGTGAGCCTCGACCATTTCCGCAAGCACTGA
- a CDS encoding ABC transporter permease — MNWQAVAAIYKFEMSRTFRTLAQSVISPVLSTSLYFVVFGSAIGSRIDEVDGVSYGAFIVPGLIMLSLLTQAISNASFGIYFPKFIGTIYELLSAPVSFFEVVIGYVGAAATKAMAIGLIILLTATLFVDLRIEHPLIMIFFLVLTCISFSLLGFIIGIWAKNFEQLQLVPLLVITPMVFLGGSFYSVSMLPPFWQTVTYFNPVLYLISGFRWSFYGVADVNLAFSLGFITVFLLACLAVIWWIFKTGYQLRS, encoded by the coding sequence ATGAACTGGCAGGCGGTCGCTGCGATTTACAAGTTCGAGATGTCGCGGACTTTCCGGACGTTGGCGCAGAGCGTCATTTCTCCGGTGCTTTCAACATCCTTGTATTTCGTCGTTTTCGGATCGGCAATCGGCAGCCGGATCGATGAAGTTGATGGAGTTTCCTACGGCGCGTTTATCGTTCCGGGGTTGATCATGCTGTCACTGCTGACGCAGGCAATCTCCAATGCGTCCTTCGGTATCTATTTTCCGAAATTCATCGGGACGATCTATGAGTTACTGTCAGCGCCTGTTTCTTTCTTCGAAGTGGTCATCGGCTATGTCGGGGCCGCAGCAACCAAGGCTATGGCGATTGGACTGATCATTCTGCTCACGGCCACGCTGTTTGTGGACCTACGAATCGAACATCCACTGATCATGATCTTTTTCCTGGTGCTGACTTGTATCTCCTTCAGCCTGCTCGGGTTCATCATTGGTATTTGGGCCAAGAACTTCGAACAGCTGCAACTGGTGCCCCTGCTCGTGATCACGCCAATGGTGTTTCTTGGCGGCAGTTTCTACTCGGTCTCGATGCTGCCACCGTTCTGGCAGACCGTCACCTACTTCAATCCCGTCCTGTACCTCATCAGCGGATTTCGCTGGAGTTTCTACGGGGTGGCAGACGTCAATCTGGCATTCAGTCTCGGCTTTATTACCGTGTTCCTGCTGGCCTGCCTTGCCGTCATCTGGTGGATATTCAAAACGGGCTACCAACTGCGAAGCTGA
- a CDS encoding ABC transporter ATP-binding protein, protein MASIISVSDLSKVYEGGFQALKNVSLEIKEGEILALLGPNGAGKTTLISTICGITLPTSGTISVGGFDSQDDFRNARALIGLVPQEITIEPFETVFNTVSFSRGLFGKNRNNAVIEKVLRSLSLWDKKDNQIRTLSGGMKRRVLIAKALSHEPRILFLDEPTAGVDVELRKDMWEVVRQLRAEGVTIILTTHYIEEAEEMADRVGVINHGEILLVEDKQALMQKLGQKQLQIELQEPVEKLPESLSGYRLTVGEPKTQLHYSYETTGERTGITALLADLANAGLRLKDIETRQSSLEEIFVNLVKENR, encoded by the coding sequence ATGGCATCAATAATTAGCGTCTCAGACCTCTCCAAGGTCTACGAGGGCGGTTTTCAGGCCCTCAAGAATGTCTCTCTGGAAATCAAGGAAGGTGAAATTCTCGCCTTGCTCGGCCCAAACGGAGCAGGAAAAACCACTCTAATTTCAACGATTTGCGGCATCACCCTGCCTACCAGCGGTACAATTTCCGTCGGCGGTTTCGACAGCCAGGACGATTTTCGCAATGCAAGGGCGCTGATCGGGCTCGTACCGCAGGAAATAACGATCGAGCCTTTCGAGACCGTATTCAACACCGTTTCTTTTTCGCGCGGACTGTTTGGCAAGAACCGGAACAATGCGGTGATCGAGAAGGTCCTGAGGTCCCTCTCCCTCTGGGACAAAAAGGACAACCAGATCCGCACGCTGTCCGGCGGCATGAAGCGAAGAGTGCTGATCGCCAAGGCGTTGAGCCATGAACCGCGCATTCTGTTTCTCGACGAACCGACTGCAGGTGTAGATGTCGAACTCCGCAAGGATATGTGGGAAGTTGTGCGGCAGTTGAGGGCCGAAGGCGTCACGATTATCCTGACGACGCATTACATTGAGGAAGCCGAAGAGATGGCGGATCGGGTCGGCGTCATCAATCACGGAGAAATCCTGCTGGTCGAGGACAAGCAGGCTCTGATGCAGAAACTGGGGCAGAAACAGCTGCAGATCGAATTGCAGGAGCCGGTAGAGAAGCTGCCGGAGTCGCTATCCGGTTACCGCCTGACGGTTGGCGAGCCGAAGACACAATTGCATTACAGCTATGAGACGACAGGTGAGCGTACAGGTATTACCGCGCTGCTGGCTGATCTGGCAAACGCCGGTCTGCGGTTGAAGGATATCGAGACCCGGCAAAGCTCGCTCGAGGAAATCTTCGTCAATCTCGTGAAGGAAAACCGATGA
- the pseI gene encoding pseudaminic acid synthase translates to MKRDVEINGRKIGPSHPPYIICEISGNHNGQLDRALRLLEAAAATGADAIKMQSYTPDTITIDHDGPGFTIEGGLWDGRRLYELYGEAQTPFEWHEPLFLRARDLGVTLFSTPFDDTAVDLLAGLDAPAYKIASFEIVDLALIAKVAQQGRPMIISTGMGNLAEIEAAVSTARTNGCSELILLHCISSYPAPIEQANLATIRHLGDAFGCVSGLSDHTMGSAAAVTSIALGGSVVEKHFTLARSDGGPDAAFSMEPDEFKALVEDCKNAHAAIGAVTYERAPAEKGSVVFRRSLYAVVDIKAGELLTSTNVRSIRPGFGLSPAALPEVMGRRARQDIARGTPLARNLIQED, encoded by the coding sequence ATGAAGAGAGATGTCGAAATCAACGGGCGCAAGATTGGTCCGAGCCATCCGCCTTACATCATCTGTGAAATCTCAGGCAACCATAACGGTCAGTTGGATCGGGCGCTGCGTTTGCTGGAGGCGGCTGCCGCCACCGGTGCCGACGCGATCAAGATGCAATCCTACACACCCGACACAATCACCATTGATCACGATGGCCCTGGCTTCACCATAGAAGGCGGGCTTTGGGACGGTCGACGGCTATATGAGCTCTACGGCGAGGCCCAGACCCCATTCGAGTGGCATGAGCCTCTGTTTTTAAGGGCACGGGACCTTGGCGTCACCCTGTTTTCTACGCCCTTCGACGATACGGCCGTAGACCTGCTGGCGGGACTCGATGCGCCTGCCTACAAGATCGCCTCTTTCGAAATCGTCGATCTTGCGTTGATTGCCAAGGTCGCCCAACAGGGTAGACCGATGATCATCTCGACCGGGATGGGCAACCTGGCAGAGATCGAAGCGGCGGTGAGTACGGCCCGCACAAATGGATGCTCCGAACTGATCCTGCTGCATTGTATCAGTTCCTACCCAGCACCGATCGAACAGGCTAACCTGGCGACAATCCGCCATCTTGGTGACGCCTTCGGCTGCGTTTCCGGCCTGTCCGACCATACAATGGGAAGTGCCGCCGCCGTCACGTCCATTGCGCTCGGGGGATCCGTGGTGGAGAAGCATTTCACACTGGCGCGAAGCGACGGTGGCCCTGACGCCGCCTTCTCGATGGAACCAGATGAATTCAAGGCGCTGGTCGAAGACTGCAAGAACGCACATGCGGCCATTGGTGCAGTCACCTATGAACGTGCCCCGGCAGAAAAAGGATCGGTGGTTTTCCGGCGGTCCCTGTACGCAGTTGTGGATATAAAGGCCGGAGAGTTGCTGACCAGTACCAATGTCCGTTCCATACGTCCGGGTTTTGGCCTTTCCCCGGCAGCCCTGCCGGAAGTGATGGGGCGTCGGGCGAGGCAAGACATTGCCCGCGGCACACCGCTTGCCAGAAACCTCATTCAGGAAGATTGA
- the pseC gene encoding UDP-4-amino-4,6-dideoxy-N-acetyl-beta-L-altrosamine transaminase, whose product MTVIPYGRQTVTEEDIAAVREVLVSDYLTQGPAVPRFEAAICAATGAEHAVATSSATGALHIACLALGVGPGDMVWTVPNTFVASANAALYCGADVDFVDINVDTWTMSVEALEAKLETTKRKPKVLIPVDLCGRPCDMAPLRALADKHGFAILSDSSHAIGASYRDSIVGDGRYADITVFSFHPVKIITTAEGGAATTNDPALARRLDLLRSHGITRDPEEMTEPSHGGWYYQQIMLGYNYRMTDMQAALGASQMTRLQDIIARRHVLARRYDEMLTSLPVRQPAPESNSRSALHLYPVLVPETQHSQVFAAMRAADILVNLHYIPVHLQPFYRARGFAEGDFPNAEAYYRRAISLPMFPALTFELQDRVVAELGRALGA is encoded by the coding sequence ATGACTGTCATTCCCTACGGTCGGCAGACAGTTACCGAAGAGGACATTGCCGCCGTCCGCGAGGTACTCGTCTCCGATTACCTGACGCAAGGTCCCGCCGTGCCGCGCTTTGAAGCCGCCATCTGCGCCGCGACAGGTGCCGAACACGCGGTGGCGACCAGCTCCGCAACCGGAGCGTTGCACATCGCCTGTCTTGCGCTAGGGGTCGGACCAGGGGACATGGTCTGGACGGTTCCGAACACATTCGTAGCTTCCGCCAACGCCGCATTATATTGCGGCGCGGATGTCGATTTCGTCGACATAAACGTAGACACGTGGACGATGTCCGTTGAGGCGCTGGAAGCGAAGCTGGAAACGACCAAACGCAAACCAAAGGTGCTTATCCCGGTGGATCTGTGCGGGCGCCCCTGCGATATGGCGCCACTTCGGGCTCTGGCAGACAAGCACGGGTTCGCTATTCTGTCGGACAGCAGCCATGCTATCGGTGCCAGCTACCGAGACAGCATCGTGGGCGATGGCCGATACGCCGATATCACGGTTTTCAGTTTTCATCCTGTAAAGATCATCACTACTGCGGAAGGCGGTGCCGCTACCACGAACGACCCCGCACTCGCCCGCAGGCTCGATCTCCTGCGAAGCCACGGGATTACCCGTGATCCGGAGGAGATGACGGAGCCAAGCCATGGTGGCTGGTATTACCAACAGATAATGCTCGGCTACAACTACCGTATGACCGACATGCAGGCGGCACTCGGCGCCAGTCAGATGACCCGGTTGCAGGACATAATCGCACGACGCCATGTGCTTGCCCGACGATACGACGAGATGCTGACCTCCCTGCCCGTTCGGCAGCCAGCACCGGAGAGCAACAGCCGTTCAGCACTTCATCTCTATCCCGTACTCGTCCCGGAAACGCAGCACAGCCAGGTTTTCGCAGCAATGCGTGCGGCCGATATACTGGTAAATCTGCACTACATTCCCGTACATCTTCAGCCTTTCTATCGCGCGCGTGGGTTCGCCGAGGGCGATTTTCCCAATGCCGAAGCATACTACCGCCGCGCCATCTCTCTGCCGATGTTTCCGGCGCTGACATTTGAACTGCAGGATCGCGTAGTAGCAGAGCTTGGGCGCGCGCTGGGGGCCTGA
- the pseB gene encoding UDP-N-acetylglucosamine 4,6-dehydratase (inverting), producing MDLSGKSLLITGGTGSFGRAFVARILETQPDIRRLIIFSRDELKQFEMQQVFNPTEHRCLRYFIGDVRDPERLARAFEGVDVVIHAAALKQVPAAEHNPFECIKTNVLGANNVIEAAFNARVSRIVALSTDKAAAPINLYGATKLCSDKLFTAAMNIRGARDLKISVVRYGNVMGSRGSVIPFFLAQKASGRLPITDTAMTRFNISLREGVDMVLWALKNAEGGEIFVPKIPSYRITDVAEAIGPDCEKPIVGIRPGEKIHEEMITASDSYNTVDLGKYFAILPSAGDVSLDDYSAKMGGKAVEPGYAYNSGTNPDFLTVEELRDLVAAYQAEN from the coding sequence GTGGATTTGAGCGGAAAGAGCCTTTTGATCACGGGTGGCACCGGATCCTTCGGTCGCGCCTTCGTGGCTCGCATACTCGAAACGCAGCCAGATATCCGCAGGCTGATCATATTTTCCCGCGATGAACTCAAACAGTTCGAAATGCAGCAGGTCTTCAACCCGACCGAACACCGTTGCCTGCGTTATTTCATCGGCGATGTCCGCGACCCGGAGCGTCTCGCCCGTGCGTTCGAAGGCGTCGATGTGGTAATCCACGCAGCCGCACTGAAGCAGGTACCGGCAGCCGAACACAATCCGTTTGAATGCATCAAGACCAACGTTCTCGGTGCCAACAACGTAATCGAAGCAGCGTTCAACGCCAGAGTTTCACGCATCGTCGCCCTCTCGACGGACAAGGCGGCGGCACCGATCAACCTCTACGGCGCCACGAAACTTTGTTCCGACAAACTGTTTACCGCGGCGATGAACATCCGCGGCGCCCGCGATCTGAAGATATCGGTCGTCCGGTATGGCAACGTCATGGGCAGTAGAGGTTCCGTGATCCCGTTCTTTCTTGCCCAGAAAGCATCCGGCCGACTGCCGATAACCGACACGGCGATGACTCGCTTCAACATCAGCCTGCGTGAAGGCGTGGATATGGTCCTGTGGGCATTGAAAAATGCTGAGGGCGGCGAGATTTTCGTTCCGAAGATTCCGTCCTATCGGATAACCGACGTGGCCGAAGCCATTGGACCCGACTGCGAAAAACCCATTGTCGGAATTCGGCCCGGCGAGAAGATTCACGAGGAAATGATCACCGCCTCCGACAGCTACAACACCGTTGATCTGGGCAAGTACTTTGCGATCCTTCCAAGCGCCGGAGACGTCTCACTGGATGACTATTCGGCAAAGATGGGCGGCAAGGCGGTCGAACCCGGCTATGCTTACAACAGCGGCACGAACCCGGATTTCCTGACGGTTGAAGAGCTTCGCGACCTTGTGGCGGCGTATCAGGCGGAAAATTAA
- the pseF gene encoding pseudaminic acid cytidylyltransferase, with protein sequence MNWAVIPARGGSKRVPRKNIRSFCGKPMIAWVIEALHKAGCFADIAVSTDSEEIADVARSYGVTVPFMRPDDLSDDMTGTTDVIAHAVAWARGQGREYDSVTCAYATAPFLRPEDVLKALSKLSEEGRDFVFPVTAFPAPIERAIRLNDRGDVSMDRPDHFATRSQDLAPVYHDAGQFYVGKPEAWLQKRKLFSEASGALVLPGWRVQDIDTEDDWHRAELMFRALGYDEN encoded by the coding sequence ATGAATTGGGCCGTTATCCCGGCACGTGGAGGCAGCAAGCGCGTGCCCCGCAAAAACATCAGGTCATTCTGCGGAAAACCGATGATCGCTTGGGTGATCGAAGCCCTGCACAAAGCCGGATGTTTCGCTGACATCGCCGTCTCGACCGACAGCGAGGAGATTGCCGACGTTGCCCGAAGTTATGGCGTAACGGTTCCGTTCATGCGCCCGGATGATCTTTCCGACGACATGACAGGTACAACGGACGTCATCGCCCATGCGGTTGCCTGGGCACGGGGGCAGGGCCGGGAATACGACAGTGTAACCTGTGCATATGCGACGGCGCCATTCCTTCGGCCTGAGGATGTTCTCAAAGCGCTGTCGAAATTATCGGAGGAAGGGCGGGACTTCGTCTTTCCGGTCACGGCTTTCCCCGCGCCAATTGAGCGTGCGATCCGGCTGAATGACCGTGGTGATGTATCGATGGATCGCCCCGACCATTTTGCGACACGCTCTCAGGATCTGGCTCCTGTCTACCATGATGCAGGGCAATTTTATGTTGGAAAGCCTGAGGCATGGCTCCAGAAACGAAAGCTGTTTTCTGAGGCGTCCGGAGCGCTGGTTCTTCCAGGGTGGCGGGTCCAGGACATCGACACTGAAGACGACTGGCATCGCGCGGAGCTGATGTTCAGAGCGCTCGGCTACGACGAGAACTGA
- a CDS encoding NADH-quinone oxidoreductase subunit A: MEELLREYLPILVFLGLAIALGLVLMLSAVIVAVRNPDPEKVSAYECGFNAFDDARMKFDVRFYLVSILFIIFDLEVAFLFPWAVSFGAVGVFGFWSMVVFLGVLTVGFIYEWRKGALEWE; the protein is encoded by the coding sequence TTGGAAGAGTTGTTGAGAGAATATTTGCCGATTCTGGTTTTTCTCGGGTTGGCAATTGCGCTCGGTCTTGTGCTGATGCTGTCCGCGGTGATCGTCGCCGTCCGAAACCCGGATCCGGAAAAGGTCAGCGCATACGAATGCGGTTTCAACGCTTTCGACGACGCCCGGATGAAGTTCGATGTCCGGTTTTACCTGGTGTCGATCCTGTTCATCATTTTCGACCTTGAAGTTGCTTTCCTGTTCCCGTGGGCGGTCAGCTTCGGGGCTGTCGGCGTGTTTGGGTTCTGGTCCATGGTGGTCTTTCTCGGCGTACTGACGGTGGGGTTCATCTACGAATGGCGGAAAGGGGCCCTTGAATGGGAGTAG
- a CDS encoding NuoB/complex I 20 kDa subunit family protein, with protein sequence MGVASSVNTAGADKESATLQLNKELQDKGFLLTSTEDIINWARTGSLHWMTFGLACCAVEMMHTSMPRYDLERFGTAPRASPRQSDLMIVAGTLTNKMAPALRKVYDQMPEPRYVISMGSCANGGGYYHYSYSVVRGCDRIVPVDIYVPGCPPTAEALLYGILQLQRKMRRTGTIAR encoded by the coding sequence ATGGGAGTAGCAAGCTCTGTGAACACGGCGGGAGCCGACAAGGAATCCGCAACGCTGCAACTCAACAAGGAGTTGCAGGACAAGGGTTTTCTGCTGACCTCGACCGAAGATATCATCAACTGGGCGCGCACGGGCTCGCTTCACTGGATGACATTTGGACTGGCATGTTGTGCGGTGGAGATGATGCACACCTCCATGCCGCGTTACGATCTCGAACGGTTCGGAACCGCGCCGCGGGCATCGCCACGGCAATCCGACCTGATGATCGTCGCCGGAACATTGACCAATAAGATGGCACCAGCGCTGCGGAAGGTATACGATCAGATGCCCGAGCCGCGCTACGTGATCTCGATGGGGTCGTGTGCCAACGGTGGCGGCTATTACCACTACAGTTACTCTGTCGTGCGTGGCTGTGACCGCATCGTGCCCGTGGACATTTATGTTCCGGGTTGCCCGCCAACGGCGGAGGCGTTGCTCTATGGAATTCTGCAACTTCAGCGAAAGATGCGCCGTACCGGCACGATAGCCCGCTAA
- a CDS encoding NADH-quinone oxidoreductase subunit C, producing the protein MTDSLIELSQSITIAQEEAVIDVSVLRDELTVTVSPSAIGEFVTFLKNDANCQFTTLIDITAVDFPERERRFEVVYHFLSMTQNQRIRLKLPVREGEIVPSISEVHPSANWFEREVFDMYGIMFSGHPDLRRLLTDYGFRGHPLRKDFPTTGYVEVRYDEAEKRVIYEPVELVQEYRQFDFMSPWEGAEYILPGDEQAAKG; encoded by the coding sequence ATGACCGACTCCCTGATCGAGCTGAGCCAGTCGATCACCATCGCACAGGAAGAGGCCGTCATCGATGTCAGTGTGCTGAGGGATGAACTGACGGTCACCGTCTCCCCCTCCGCTATCGGCGAGTTTGTTACGTTCCTGAAAAACGATGCCAACTGCCAATTTACGACGCTGATTGACATCACCGCTGTGGATTTCCCTGAACGGGAGCGTCGGTTCGAGGTTGTCTACCATTTCCTGTCGATGACGCAGAACCAGCGGATCCGGCTGAAGCTGCCGGTTCGCGAGGGGGAAATCGTGCCGTCGATCTCGGAAGTGCACCCCTCTGCCAATTGGTTCGAGCGTGAAGTCTTCGATATGTACGGCATCATGTTCTCGGGCCATCCGGACCTGCGCCGTCTGCTGACGGACTACGGCTTCCGTGGTCATCCGTTGCGCAAGGATTTCCCGACGACAGGCTACGTCGAAGTCCGCTACGATGAGGCGGAAAAGCGTGTGATCTACGAACCTGTTGAACTCGTTCAGGAATATCGTCAGTTCGACTTCATGAGCCCCTGGGAAGGTGCTGAGTACATCCTGCCGGGTGACGAGCAGGCGGCGAAGGGCTGA
- a CDS encoding sulfotransferase: MRDDADLDAMDDAEGREPLVQPDHPDRHLWRRLIGTPGPHPAAEDATYVFGLGAQKSGSTWLFDYLAGHPDCYVPVRKELHYFSNPYHVDLGKLESRYLNRLARRGKAFLEAKPKAKAARGQQMLDDVLWRAMFPVGHDGHASYLRYLSSGYEGQRCICDITPAYAVVERDMMAEMHRIVPRSRFVFFMRDPVGRLWSQARMNGFRRKGVSEDKKAKASARFFRQALEAFDINKESRDNYIRTLGSLEAVVPKENRFVCFFESFFAQKDESALAAFLGITPQPAAFEKQVNSGRGSAPIPEELAVEGARVLAPVYEGIFERFGDAVPDKWRKTYEAGK, encoded by the coding sequence ATGCGGGACGACGCAGATCTCGATGCGATGGACGATGCGGAGGGCCGTGAGCCTCTGGTACAGCCGGACCACCCGGACAGACATCTCTGGCGCCGTCTGATCGGTACGCCGGGACCGCACCCGGCGGCCGAAGACGCGACATATGTGTTCGGACTCGGTGCGCAGAAATCCGGTTCTACCTGGCTGTTCGACTACCTTGCCGGCCATCCGGATTGCTACGTGCCTGTGCGCAAGGAATTGCATTACTTTTCAAACCCATATCATGTCGATCTCGGCAAGCTCGAATCTCGATACCTCAACAGACTGGCGCGACGCGGCAAGGCGTTTCTGGAAGCAAAGCCGAAGGCTAAGGCGGCGCGGGGGCAGCAGATGCTGGACGATGTGCTCTGGCGGGCAATGTTCCCTGTGGGCCACGATGGTCACGCTTCCTACCTCCGCTATCTGTCGAGCGGTTATGAGGGCCAGCGATGCATCTGCGATATCACGCCGGCCTATGCCGTTGTCGAGCGGGACATGATGGCAGAAATGCACAGAATCGTTCCTCGTTCCCGGTTCGTATTTTTTATGCGTGATCCCGTAGGGAGACTTTGGTCACAGGCGCGGATGAACGGGTTCCGCCGCAAGGGTGTCAGCGAGGACAAGAAGGCTAAGGCGAGTGCCAGGTTCTTCAGGCAAGCACTTGAAGCTTTTGATATCAATAAGGAATCGCGGGACAACTACATTCGCACGCTCGGCAGTCTCGAAGCAGTGGTGCCGAAGGAAAACCGGTTCGTCTGTTTCTTCGAGAGCTTTTTTGCGCAGAAGGATGAGAGTGCCCTCGCGGCTTTTCTGGGCATCACGCCGCAACCGGCGGCCTTCGAAAAGCAGGTCAACTCCGGACGCGGCAGTGCGCCGATCCCGGAGGAGCTGGCCGTGGAGGGAGCAAGGGTGCTTGCGCCTGTCTATGAAGGAATATTCGAGCGATTTGGCGACGCTGTGCCTGACAAATGGCGCAAGACATACGAGGCTGGAAAATGA